In Candidatus Defluviibacterium haderslevense, the following are encoded in one genomic region:
- a CDS encoding helix-turn-helix domain-containing protein yields the protein MEVICLSDEAFYALIETVVARIKDKEGIKGDKWISDEEAMSKLRIKSKTTLQKLRDEGKIRFSQPEKKIILYDTDSIDIYLEKHSKNSF from the coding sequence ATGGAAGTCATTTGTCTATCTGATGAAGCATTTTATGCACTTATTGAGACAGTAGTGGCTCGGATAAAAGATAAGGAAGGCATCAAAGGAGATAAATGGATTTCTGATGAAGAGGCTATGTCAAAGCTTCGGATTAAAAGTAAGACCACCCTACAAAAACTAAGGGATGAAGGAAAAATTAGATTTTCCCAGCCAGAAAAGAAAATTATTTTATATGATACCGATTCAATAGATATATATTTGGAAAAACATTCAAAAAATTCATTCTGA